In Pelagicoccus sp. SDUM812003, the genomic stretch GCCTTGGAACGAGCGCTTCTTCCTAGGCGGCCCGAACACCTTGCGCGGTTTCGAGTACCGTGACGTCAGCCCGCGGGAGTACGGCGGCCAGATCCGCACCAACCCCTTCACGGGAGCCAAGTCGTTGTTGAAAACGCCGCCAGTCTACATCGGTGGCAAGACCTACGGAATGTTTGGCGCCGAGTATTCCTTCGGCTTGACCGAGGACTTCCGAATCGCGGCCTTCTACGATGGTGGTTTCGTTAATAAGGAAGCGGGCGATTTCGGTATCGATCGCGAGAACATTTACTACGAATACGGAGGCGAAACCTACTTGGCTGGAAACAACCGAAGCGGTTGGAATGACAACTACGGATTCGGCATCCGTATGTCCATGATGGGTACTCCGCTACGCCTCGACTACGCCATCCCGCTCACTACGGACGGACCTTCCGAGCAGGGCGGCAACGACAATGGCGGACAATTCAACTTTACATTTGGAAGCAGATTCTAATTCCTCTCCCCAACACGAACCCTTACGATTTATGACCCGTTTCAAGTCCCTCCTATGCCTTTTCAGTGCCATCGCTATGGCTGCCGCAACAGCGAACGCTGCCGAAGACGTCATCCTAACCGTCAAGGTCGACGAGGCGCTGAACAAGTACTACAAGGTTGAGCAGTTCCTCTCCGAGATGGAAGAGAGTGAAACGAAGGCTCGCGAAAAGGCCACCGCCATGGAAACCGAAATCAACGCTCAGGTGACCGTTTTCGAAGAGCTGCGCGAGCAGGCTCAAAGCGACATCTTGACCGAGGAGGCTCGCAAGGAAGCCATGCAGGATGGTCAGGCGAAAGCTCAGGAGATCCAGGCCAAGGATCAGGAGCTGCGCAAGTTCCTATCCGAGACGCAGCGTCAGTTCGCGGCTCGCCGCCAGCAGCAGCTCAACCTCTTCTACCAGGACATCGCCGAAGTGGTGAACGAGATCTCCGAGGAGCGTAGCGCTACCTTGGTCATCGACATCACCGCTCGCGCTGGAGATGGCCGCGCCCCGGTTCTCTACACCGACGGTTCCTACGACATCACTCCTGAAGTGATCACTCGCATCAACGCGACCAAGGGCATGGAAGAGGAAGCCGCCGAATAGGGCGTTCCTTTCCATGTAGATTACACTTTCTAGCCCTGCCTTTCTGGCGGGGCTTTTCTATTTTCAAGCGGATTGCCTCCGGAAGCCTTGGCGCTCACGCTCAATCTCCTTTTCAAAGTCACACGCATGGACGTTTCTCTGTCTCTCAACACCATCTTGGATCGCGTCACCTACAGCTCCTACGAAGGCGAGCTCGGGGTGCGAGCCATCACGGGAGTTTCCTCGCTCACGGAAGCCCAGACGGGCGAGGCCTGTTTCGTCTCCTCCAACAAGTACGCCCGGGAATTGGAAGCCAGCAAGGCCTCCTTGGTCATCCTAGGCGAGGATGTCGAAGCCAGCCCCAAGGAGGGGCAGCTGTTTCTGCGAGTGGAGCATCCCTCCATCGAAATCGCCAAGCTTTGCGAGCTCATCGAACGTGCTATGTGGGTGAAGCCGGCTCCGGGAATACACCGCATGGCGGAGATCGCGGACTCGGCGGAGATCGATCCGAGCGCCAGCATCGCCGCGTTTGTGACCATCGGCGAGGGGGCCGTGGTGGGCCCGAGATGCGTCATCGGATCCGGATCTCGCATCGGCGAGAACTGTCGGCTCGGCGAGGATTGCTGGCTGGGAGCCAACGTCTCGATCGAACGCGATTCCGTATTGGGAAAACGAGTACGAATCCATGCGTCTACCGTGATTGGAGCGGACGGTTTCGGGTACGAGTTCGAGGCCGGGCGCCATCGCAAGGTGCCGCAGATCGGATCGGTGCTGATCGGAGACGACGTAGAGATCGGAGCAAACACCACCATCGATCGCGGCCGCTTTGGTCCGACGCGAATCGGGGAGGGCACCAAGATCGACAATCTGGTGCAGGTCGGCCACAACTGCGACATCGGCAAGCACTGCATCCTCTGCGCCCAGGTAGGGCTCGCTGGCAGCACCACGTTGGGCAACTACGTGGTCATGGGCGCCCGCTCGGGAGCGGCAGGACACCTCACCATAGGCGACGGGGCTCAGCTGTCGGGCGAATGCGTGGCCTACGCGGATGTGCAGGGGGGCGGCAAATACGGCGGCTCGCCGGCAGTGTCGCTCATCGCCCATCAGCGCATCACAGTGTTGAGGCGTCGCCTGCCCGATTTGTTCAGGCGCCTCAAGCGAGTGGAAGCCCAACTGCTCCAGGATTAGGCCATTTCGTTCTGTGCATGCGGCGTGGCTCTGCTACAAACGCGCTTCCTTCCTCTTCTCTCCAATCCACACACTTACCAAAACGCCATGCGAGCGGATAACCTGAAGATCATAGCTGGAAATTCGAATCGGCAGCTCGCCGACGACATTTGCCAATTCGTGGGGGTCCCTCTCACCGACGCCACCGTAACGAGTTTCCCCGACGGAGAATCCTTTGTCAGGATCAACGAGAACGTGCGCGGACAGGACGTCTTTCTCATCCAGTCCAGCTGCCCACCGGTGAACAACAACCTGATCGAGCTGCTCATCATGATCGACGCGGCTCGTCGGGCCTCTGCGGCTCGCATCACGGCGGTGATCCCCTTCTATGGGTACGCTCGGCAGGATCGAAAGGACCAGCCGCGCGTTCCCATCACTGCCAAGCTGGTGGCGAACCTTCTGACTTCTGCGGGCGCCAACCGCGTGCTGGCCGTCGACCTCCACGCCGGACAGATCCAGGGCTTCTTCGATATCCCGGTCGATCATCTGCTGGCCTTCCCGGTGCTCTACGAATACATCTCCAAGTTGGATTTGAAGAATCTGGTGGTCATGTCGCCCGACGTGGGCGGCGTGAAGATGGCCGACGCCTACGCCCGCATGCTTAAGAGCGGTCTGGGCTTCGTGGCCAAGAAACGGCACAGCGCTACCCAGGTCGAGGCCACGAGCATCGTGGGCGATGTCAAGGACTGCGACGTGCTGCTGATCGATGACATGACGGAGACCGCGGGCACGATTTGCGCTGCCGCGAAACTGATCAAACGCCAGGGCGCTAGCCGCATTTTCGCCGCGGTGACGCATGCGAATCTGCAGGACATGGCCTACGAGCGCCTGAAGGACGGCCCGATCGACGAGCTGATCGTCACCGACACGATCCCGGTGGATACTCGCGGTCTGCCCATCAAGGTGTTGAGCGTGGCCAAGCTGCTCGGCGAAGCCATCATCCGCATCAACAACAACGAGAGCGTGACCAGCCTCTTTCGCGTGAAGGGCTTCTAAGCGCCCTTTCTTTTGTCTGGAAAGCCATTGCCGCAGTCGCTGACCGCGGCCGAAAGCGTGCCCGGAGGTCCCGCTCCACCTTCTACAAAGTCGTTTGGGCCTGCGAGCAACGGTCGCGGCTAAAGCGTTTGAGAGGTGGAACGCGACCTCCGGGCGCGTTTGAAACTCTCACTCCGGGCTTTGGTTTCTTGTCCCGGCGCGATCAAGGGTTAGGGTTGAAGCGTTACTCCTATCATGTTTCTCAGCCCCACCATCCGACTGTTTCGCTTCACGTTCATTTTCGTTCCGATGGCTCTACTGGCTGAGCCGTCGAGCCCGTCGAAGGTGGACGAGCTGGTGCGGATCGATCCAACCCCACTGGATCGGGACCAGTCCGAGTTTGTCGTCAGCTACGCTGCGGCCTTGCGAACGGCGCGTCCCTCCGTGGTGAGCGTTTACGCGGAGTCGCTTCGGGACCAAAGCGTTGATCAGGAATCCCTCTTGGAGCAGTTGTTCGGAAACGCTCCGGAGGTCGAGGCGCTGCCGCGACTTGGCATCGGCTCAGGAGTGATTGTTTCAAAAAACGGATACATTATAACCAACGAGCATGTGATCAGCCGAGCTGACGAGATTCGAGTGCAGCTGGATGATCTTCGCGTGTTCGAAGCGACTTTGGTAGGAGCGGATCCCCGCACCGATATCGCGGTCCTCAAGATCGATGAGGACGATCTGCCGCATGCGACCTTGGCCGATAGCGACTTGCTGGAAGTGGGAGATGTGGTGTTCGCCATTGGCAATCCGCTAGGCGTGGGGAAAACCGTCACCATGGGTATTGTATCCGCTTTGAAACGACAGCAGATGGGCGTCATCCAGGGCGGTTTCGAGAGCTTCATCCAAACCGACGCTCCCATCAACACTGGAAACTCCGGTGGGGCATTGGTGGATGCTTACGGTCGGGTGGTCGGCATCAATACCTTGATTCAGACCGATGGGCTTTCTGGTGGAAGCATCGGCATCGGATTTGCGGTACCAGCGAATCTGGCCTACTCCGTGATGACGGATCTGATCGAGGTCGGCTCGGTGATGCGCGGATTTCTCGGGGTGGGCATCGAGCCTTTGAGCGAACTGCAAGCGGACCTGATCGGCGTGGAGAGCCTGAAGGGCGCTTTGGTGAATCAGGTCAATCGAGGCACCCCCGCGGAAGCTGCCGGGATCGAAGTGGGCGATTTGATCGTGTCCGTGGACGGCGCCGAAATCCTATCGCCTAGCGATCTGCGGGTGACCATCGCCCAGAAGAAGCCGGGCGACGAGGTATCGGTGATCGTGATACGAGATGGCGAGAGACTGAGCTTGCTCGCGCGCCTCGTTCAACGAGACGGCGAGATCGCGTCGCGAGAGGAGCCGCGCGCTCCGCGCATCGAAACGGTCGAGCCGGAGGTGCCGGTCGAGCTGGAGGGCGTGTCGCTTGGAGAGTTGGACGATGAAGCGCGCAAGCGTTTCGACTTAGACGAGCACTTGGAGGGAGTGGTGGTTTTCTCTGTTGACCCGAACAGTCCCTTCGCGGAAGCCTTGCCGGAGGGGATGGTGATCCAAAAGGTGAACGGCCGTAAAGTGGCGACTCCGGAAGACGTCTCTTTCGCCCTGAAGAGGGATGGGAAAAACAGCCTTTTGGTCGCGTACCTGGGAGTCTATCGCTGGATCGGCGTCGAAGTCTCCGAAGGGCAGTGAGGCTCTGCTCCACTGCGCCGCGCGAAAAGGGGCGCGAAAAAAGCCGCGACTTGCGAGAGCCACGGCTTTGGTAGGTCGGATCGCTTTCTCGAGCGTTTAAGCGGGCGCCGTTTCCGGGCTGCGGGTTTTGACGAAGTCGACGATGGCTTCCGGTTCGTCGACCTTGGCCCAAACCAGACGCAGAAATTCGGCCGGGTGGATGTCATGGGTTTGCAGGAAATGGCGGTCGCCGCCGCAGCAGTACATGATGTCCTCGCAAAGCTCCCCGCGCAGTTTGCCGATGGCCTTTTGAATGATGCGCGGAAGCCAGACGATCCCGTCCATTTCCGCGTCCTTGGGTGGCAGCTCCGACGCATCGATGGTTTTTCCCGAGCGCTTCCCGTTTTGCATGTGCAGGAAGTAGTCTCGGCGAGCCTGCTCGATGGACTGGGCGATTTCGTAGGAAGGCTCGCCCCCGGTGGCCTGATCCTCTCCGTAGTCGAAGAAGTCCTGCACGCGCCAGCCATTCGCTTTGATGAAGGCCAACTCCTCGGCGTCGAACCAGCTTGCTTTGTTGGTGTTTCCCGAGCGGTAGAGCTCGACTGATTTCTGGTACAGTTTCTTGAAGCGGTCTTGGTAGTGGTAGTGGGTCATAGAGGCTAAACACTCTGCGAAATCTCGTTTTTTACGAGCTTTTGCAGGCTTTTGTTGAAAGTCGAATTTCCAGAGTCTCGCTGCGGGCAAAAAACTCTCAGCCTGTGGAATCAGGGACTGAGAGCTCACTCTTCGTGAGTCGTCGAAGGTTGGGCTCGACCGCCGGGCGAGCCGGTTCGAATCGCTGCGGCGTGCCCGGCGGTCACGCCCTACCTCTGCCCGGCGGTCACGCCCTACCTCTGCCCGGCGGTCACGCCCTACCTTGCTTTTGGGAGCGGCGGTTGCGGCGGGCTTTCTTGGTGGGGGTTGGCTTCCGCTTGGGCGGTGCCTCGCGGGCCTTTTTAGCGGCCTTTTTGGCCGGCTTCTTTCGTGAGACTGACCTGCGAGAGGGCGCTTTGCTGGAGGCGCTTTTGGCGTCTCGCGGCGCAACCCGCGATTCGAAGCGAGCGCTCACCAATGGCGATTCCTTGTCGCGCGGTTTCAAGTCCTTTTCCGAAATACGGAAGTCCACTTGACGCTTGAATCGGTCCACTCGGTGCACCATCACCGGAATGCTATGCCCGAGGCCGTAGACCCGCTTGTTTCGTCGGCCTACGAGGGCTGAGCCGCTCGGGTTGATGCGGTAGAGGTCGTCCTTGAGCGTCGAGATGTGCACCATGCCGAAGGCGTTGGACTCGGTCAGTTCGATGAACATGCCGTGGTTGCGCACTTCGGTGATGATGGCGTCGAAGACGGTGGGCTGCTTCTTTTCCAGCTCGCGTTCGAAGAACTCCAACAGCTTCACCTTGATGGACTCGCGTTCGGCCTCGGTGCTGTTGACCTCGGTGTGGCTGAGGTGTTCGGCGACCGAGGCGGCGGCGGATGCGTTGTAGCGCGCGGCTTTGCCTTCGAGCGGTTTCTGGCCGCCGACCTTCACGAGGAAGGTTTCGAAGACGCGATGCACCACGAGGTCGGAGTATCGACGGATTGGAGACGTGAAATGCGTGTAGTCGTTCTTGCACAGTCCGTAGTGGCCGTCTGGAGACGACTTGTAGCAAGCCTTCTTCAGGGAGCGCAGCACCTGGGTGCGCAGCAGGCGACCTTGCGGATGGTCTTTGAGGACTTCCAGCAGCTTGATGAGATCGTTTCGGTTGTTGAGGTCGGCCGTCTCGATGCCCCAGGTTCCCATGTACTGGCGTAGCTCGTTGAGGCGCTCTTCGTCCGGATCCTCATGCACGCGATAGATGCAGGGCAGATTGTTACGCTTCATATCGCGAGCCACGCATTCGTTGGCCAGCAGCATGAACTCCTCGATCAGCTGGTGGCTCTCGTCGTTGACGATTTTCTCCAAGCGATCCGCGTATCCATTTTCGTCTACGAAGATCTTGGTCTCTTCCATATCGAGGTTGAGGCTGCCTTTCTTGAAGCGGTCCTCTCGCAGCTTGGAGGCGATGCTCCAGAGGTCGCGCACGCTTTTCTGCAGTTTCAACAGCTCCTTGTTGCTCAGCGAATTCAGGGCGCGTCCGGTCGCTCCGGTTTGGTGGGCGGGCGGAAGTTTGAGGTCTCGGGCCGCTTGCAAATCGTCGTTTTTCAGCAGGCAATAGGCTTGCTTGTAGGTCAGGCGTTTGTCGCTGCGGATGACGGAGTTGGCGTAGTCGATCTGGGTGACGGCCTTCTTCCTGTCGAAGGTCACGAAAACCGATTTGGTGAGGCGGTCCTCATCCTCCACCAAGCTGCAGATGCCGTTGGAGAGGGCGTGCGGCAGCATGGGAATGACGGTGCCGACCAGATAGGTGGAGTTGCCGCGATTGTGGGCTTCCTTGTCGAGGGCGGTGCCGGGCTTCACGTAGCTAGCGACGTCCGCGATATGGATGCCGATGCGTATGGTGTCCTTGCTCGGATATTCGAGGGACAGGGCGTCGTCGAAATCCTTGGCGTCGTCCGGGTCGATGGTGAAGGTGAAGACCTCGCGAAGATCGTGGCGTCCGCGTAGTTGGTTTTTGGTGACTTTCGGAGAAATCGCTTTCGCTTCCTCGATGACCTTAGGCGGGAATTCCGGATCGAGATTGTATTTGTGCAGGATGGCCATGAGCTCGGCTTGCGGCTCGTGGGTCTTGCCTAGGTTGAGGATGATCTCGCCCTCCGGATTGACGTGCCGCTGCTCCCATTCGTGCAGCTTGACCACGACCTTGCTGCCGACTTCCGGCGTCGGGTCGACTTTCGCCTGTTCGGGATCCGGGACGTAGATGTCGTGGATGATGCGCGGATCGTCAGGCGCGACGTAATGGAAGAAGCGCGTCTTGCAGAGCGTGCCCACGATGGTCTCTCGGGCTCTCTCCTGGATTCGGATCACGCGGCCTTGCGGGGCGTCGCTGCGATTGCGCGGCTGGGAGGCTTTTTTGCGATCCCAGACCGTGCGCTTGGGCGGGATGCGATCGTCGAGGCGCACCACTACGCGATCGCCATGCATGGCCACGCCGGTATCTTCGGCCCGCACCTCGATGGCTTTCTGCTGTTCGTCGCTGGTGGGCTTGGGGTCGGGGATGAGGATGGCGGATCCGGTCTGGCGAAACTTGATGACGCCGGTCACTAGATCCACGTCCTTGGGCAGGCAGAAGCGGTCGCCCTTGATGCGGATGATGTCCCCTTCGGCGAGAAGGAGACGCATTTCGTAGTCGAGTTTGCGGCGTTCTTTTTTGCCGAGTTTCAGTTCGGTGGAGAGTCCATGCTTGTCGAGCGCGGCGTAGTCCGGCGTCTGCATGAGGGCGATAATTCGTTCCCTGAGTTTCTTCATGTGATAAACCGCCCGATAACTTGCAAGGGCGGGAGAATGTTGTTGGATTTGATTTTCTAATCCCTAGACCAGAGTGATCTATGAAAGTCGTTCATGCAGCAAGCGAGATGTTCCCCTTCGTGAAGACCGGAGGATTAGCGGATGTTTGCGGGTCGTTATTCAAGTCGTTGGCTAGTGTAGGTCACGAAGTCTCGTTTTTCCTTCCTGGATATCGAAAGATTCTGGAATCCAAAGAGTTCGAAAAGGCGAAGCTCAAGGTCGTGCTGCAGGTGGAACTGGGAGAACAGTACCTGCGAGGCGAGGTGTGGGAGCTTTCCCTGGGGCGGCGCCAGACGCTATACATCATCCGCCGCGACGAGTTCTTCGATCGTACCAACCTTTACGGTACGCGGGAGCGTGACTATGACGACAACGATCGGCGCTACATCTACTTTTGCAAGGCTGTAGTTCAGGCCATGCGCTTGCTGGGGATCAAGGCCGACATCCTGCACTGCCACGACTGGCAAGCGGGGCTGCTGCCGCTTTTCCTGAGAATGGAGGAGCAGGCCAATAGCATTTCCCTCGCTCTCAAAACCTTTTTCTCCATCCACAACCTGGCGTTTCAGGGACTCTTCCCGCAGCCGTCCTTCGAGCTCACCAACTTGCCGGACGAGTTCAACGCCATCGATGGGCTGGAGTTCTACAAGCAGATCAGCATGATCAAGGGCGGCATCTTCTTCGCCGACAAGATCATGACGGTGAGCCAGAACTACGCTCGCGAGATCCTCACTCCGCGCTTCGGATGCGGGCTGGAGGGAGCGCTCAAGGTGCGGGAGGACGACCTGGTGGGCATCGCTAACGGCATCGACACCGAGGTCTGGAACCCGAAAACCGATCCGTGTCTTCCGTTTCACTACAGCGCCAAGGACTTGAGCGGAAAAGCCAAGTGCAAGGCAGCCCTGCTGGAAAAGCTCGGCCTGCCGGTCGACGCGTCCCCGGTCTTCGGCATGGTTTGCCGTTTGACCGAGCAGAAAGGCTTGGACCTGCTGCTGCGGCAGCTGAATTTCTTCGCCAAGGAGGACTGCAAGCTGGTGCTGCTCGGAAAGGGGGATCCCGACTACGAAAAGGCTCTCAAGCGCTGGGCCAAGGCCCACCCGAACAAGGTCGGCTTAAGCATCCAGTTGGACGAGGCGATGTCGCACTTGGTGGAGGCGGGCAGCGATTTCTTCCTGATGCCGTCCATCTTCGAACCCTGCGGCCTCAACCAGATGTACAGCCAGCGCTACGGCACGGTCCCTCTGGTCTCCGGTGTGGGAGGCCTCAAGGATACGGTGATCGACATCGTCGAGGATCCGGAGTCCGGCACCGGCATCGTTTTCGAGCCAAACGACGTGGCGTTTCGCGGGGCCTTGAGAGCGGCCCTCAAGCTTTTTGCTGACAAGAAACGCATGGCCAAGGTGATCGCGAACGGCATGGGGCGCGACTTCTCCTGGAAGCGTGTAACCGCCGAGTACGAAGCGCTTTATAGGGATTCCATTTGAGGCCCATCGCTTGGCCGGGCACGTGTGGCTTGCCGTTGAAGTACTTCGTAAGCTGCTGGCTGGCAGGGTGTTGCTTTTCGAATTCGCTTGTTTGACGCGGGCGAATCCGTGAAGCTCGCCTCATGCCGAATCCAAGTTGCGTGATCGTCTGGTTCCGTAAGGACCTGCGCCTGTCCGACAATCCAGCGCTCGCCAAGGCAGGGGAATCCGGGCTCCCGGTGCTGCCGCTCTTCATTCTCGATGAGGAAGGCGAGGGCGAATGGCCGGACGGCGCAGCGAGCCGTTGGTGGCTGCATCATTCGCTGGCTCGCCTAGGCGAGCAGCTGGAGTCGCTTGGCTCGCGCTTGATTCTGCGCCGCGGTTCCTCTTGGCAGGTTCTGAGTGACCTGGTCGAGAGCGAAGCTGCGGTGGAAGTGTATTGGAATCGTCGCTACGAGCCAGCCATTGTGGATCGCGATACCGAAATCAAGAAACGTTTGGCCGACATCGGGGCGCAAGGTCGGAGCTTCAATGGAAGCCTGCTGCATTCGCCTCCCCAGATCGCCAACAAGTCCGGCTCTCCCTTCAAGGTCTTCACCCCGTTCTGGAAGCATTTGAAGCCGCGCTCGGTGCGCCAGCTCTCGGATGCCCCGAAGACGCTCGAGGCGCCGCAGAAATGGCCCCAATCCGATCCGTTGGAGGCCTTCGATCTCCTGCCGGAAATCCCTTGGGACGAAGCCTTTTACGATCATTGGACGCCTGGAGAGAAGGGAGCTCGCGAGCGCTTGTCGATGTTTGCGAAGCAAGGACTGGCGCGTTACGACGACCAACGCGATCTGCCTGCGGAGGACGGAGTGTCGCGACTCTCGCCGCATTTGCATTTCGGCGAGATCTCGCCGGTGCAGCTTTGGCGCGAGCTGGAAAGCGACGAGGCTGAGCCCTACCTGCGACAGATCGTCTGGCGGGAGTTCGCTCACCATCTGCTGTTCCATTTTCCGGATACGCCGAGCAAGCCGCTGCGGCCGGAGTTCGAGGACTTCCCGTGGAAAAAGAACCAGAAGGCCCTGCGGGCTTGGAAAAAGGGGCAAACCGGCTACCCGATCGTGGACGCCGGCATGCGGCAGCTGTGGACCACTGGCTGGATGCACAATCGCGTGCGCATGATCGCGTCCTCGTTTTTGGTGAAGCACCTGCTCATCCCGTGGCAGGAGGGCGCTGCGTGGTTTTGGGACACTTTGGTCGACGCGGACTTGGCTAACAACACTATGGGCTGGCAATGGATCGGTGGCTGCGGGGCGGACGCTGCCCCGTACTTTCGTATTTTCAATCCCATTACGCAGGGGCAGCGATTCGACTCGGAAGGCGAATACGTTCGAAGATGGGTTCCCGAACTTGCGAAACTGCCGAACAAGTATCTGTTTGCTCCATGGGAAGCTTCGGAGGAAGAGTTGGAATCTGCGAACGTGACGTTAGGCGAAACCTATCCACGTCCCATCGTCGGACATGCGGAGGGGCGCCAGGCCGCGCTCGATGCCTATCAGCGCATGAAGGAAAAGAAGGAGGAGGCTTCCTAGGATGAGCTCTGGGGTTCAAACGTTTCGCAAGCAAAGCGAGGTCGCTCTGTCGGCCAAGGAGCTCTTCGCCTGGCAT encodes the following:
- a CDS encoding OmpH family outer membrane protein → MAAATANAAEDVILTVKVDEALNKYYKVEQFLSEMEESETKAREKATAMETEINAQVTVFEELREQAQSDILTEEARKEAMQDGQAKAQEIQAKDQELRKFLSETQRQFAARRQQQLNLFYQDIAEVVNEISEERSATLVIDITARAGDGRAPVLYTDGSYDITPEVITRINATKGMEEEAAE
- a CDS encoding ribose-phosphate pyrophosphokinase, which translates into the protein MRADNLKIIAGNSNRQLADDICQFVGVPLTDATVTSFPDGESFVRINENVRGQDVFLIQSSCPPVNNNLIELLIMIDAARRASAARITAVIPFYGYARQDRKDQPRVPITAKLVANLLTSAGANRVLAVDLHAGQIQGFFDIPVDHLLAFPVLYEYISKLDLKNLVVMSPDVGGVKMADAYARMLKSGLGFVAKKRHSATQVEATSIVGDVKDCDVLLIDDMTETAGTICAAAKLIKRQGASRIFAAVTHANLQDMAYERLKDGPIDELIVTDTIPVDTRGLPIKVLSVAKLLGEAIIRINNNESVTSLFRVKGF
- the lpxD gene encoding UDP-3-O-(3-hydroxymyristoyl)glucosamine N-acyltransferase: MDVSLSLNTILDRVTYSSYEGELGVRAITGVSSLTEAQTGEACFVSSNKYARELEASKASLVILGEDVEASPKEGQLFLRVEHPSIEIAKLCELIERAMWVKPAPGIHRMAEIADSAEIDPSASIAAFVTIGEGAVVGPRCVIGSGSRIGENCRLGEDCWLGANVSIERDSVLGKRVRIHASTVIGADGFGYEFEAGRHRKVPQIGSVLIGDDVEIGANTTIDRGRFGPTRIGEGTKIDNLVQVGHNCDIGKHCILCAQVGLAGSTTLGNYVVMGARSGAAGHLTIGDGAQLSGECVAYADVQGGGKYGGSPAVSLIAHQRITVLRRRLPDLFRRLKRVEAQLLQD
- a CDS encoding trypsin-like peptidase domain-containing protein, whose amino-acid sequence is MFLSPTIRLFRFTFIFVPMALLAEPSSPSKVDELVRIDPTPLDRDQSEFVVSYAAALRTARPSVVSVYAESLRDQSVDQESLLEQLFGNAPEVEALPRLGIGSGVIVSKNGYIITNEHVISRADEIRVQLDDLRVFEATLVGADPRTDIAVLKIDEDDLPHATLADSDLLEVGDVVFAIGNPLGVGKTVTMGIVSALKRQQMGVIQGGFESFIQTDAPINTGNSGGALVDAYGRVVGINTLIQTDGLSGGSIGIGFAVPANLAYSVMTDLIEVGSVMRGFLGVGIEPLSELQADLIGVESLKGALVNQVNRGTPAEAAGIEVGDLIVSVDGAEILSPSDLRVTIAQKKPGDEVSVIVIRDGERLSLLARLVQRDGEIASREEPRAPRIETVEPEVPVELEGVSLGELDDEARKRFDLDEHLEGVVVFSVDPNSPFAEALPEGMVIQKVNGRKVATPEDVSFALKRDGKNSLLVAYLGVYRWIGVEVSEGQ
- a CDS encoding RNB domain-containing ribonuclease; protein product: MKKLRERIIALMQTPDYAALDKHGLSTELKLGKKERRKLDYEMRLLLAEGDIIRIKGDRFCLPKDVDLVTGVIKFRQTGSAILIPDPKPTSDEQQKAIEVRAEDTGVAMHGDRVVVRLDDRIPPKRTVWDRKKASQPRNRSDAPQGRVIRIQERARETIVGTLCKTRFFHYVAPDDPRIIHDIYVPDPEQAKVDPTPEVGSKVVVKLHEWEQRHVNPEGEIILNLGKTHEPQAELMAILHKYNLDPEFPPKVIEEAKAISPKVTKNQLRGRHDLREVFTFTIDPDDAKDFDDALSLEYPSKDTIRIGIHIADVASYVKPGTALDKEAHNRGNSTYLVGTVIPMLPHALSNGICSLVEDEDRLTKSVFVTFDRKKAVTQIDYANSVIRSDKRLTYKQAYCLLKNDDLQAARDLKLPPAHQTGATGRALNSLSNKELLKLQKSVRDLWSIASKLREDRFKKGSLNLDMEETKIFVDENGYADRLEKIVNDESHQLIEEFMLLANECVARDMKRNNLPCIYRVHEDPDEERLNELRQYMGTWGIETADLNNRNDLIKLLEVLKDHPQGRLLRTQVLRSLKKACYKSSPDGHYGLCKNDYTHFTSPIRRYSDLVVHRVFETFLVKVGGQKPLEGKAARYNASAAASVAEHLSHTEVNSTEAERESIKVKLLEFFERELEKKQPTVFDAIITEVRNHGMFIELTESNAFGMVHISTLKDDLYRINPSGSALVGRRNKRVYGLGHSIPVMVHRVDRFKRQVDFRISEKDLKPRDKESPLVSARFESRVAPRDAKSASSKAPSRRSVSRKKPAKKAAKKAREAPPKRKPTPTKKARRNRRSQKQGRA
- a CDS encoding deoxyribodipyrimidine photo-lyase, which gives rise to MPNPSCVIVWFRKDLRLSDNPALAKAGESGLPVLPLFILDEEGEGEWPDGAASRWWLHHSLARLGEQLESLGSRLILRRGSSWQVLSDLVESEAAVEVYWNRRYEPAIVDRDTEIKKRLADIGAQGRSFNGSLLHSPPQIANKSGSPFKVFTPFWKHLKPRSVRQLSDAPKTLEAPQKWPQSDPLEAFDLLPEIPWDEAFYDHWTPGEKGARERLSMFAKQGLARYDDQRDLPAEDGVSRLSPHLHFGEISPVQLWRELESDEAEPYLRQIVWREFAHHLLFHFPDTPSKPLRPEFEDFPWKKNQKALRAWKKGQTGYPIVDAGMRQLWTTGWMHNRVRMIASSFLVKHLLIPWQEGAAWFWDTLVDADLANNTMGWQWIGGCGADAAPYFRIFNPITQGQRFDSEGEYVRRWVPELAKLPNKYLFAPWEASEEELESANVTLGETYPRPIVGHAEGRQAALDAYQRMKEKKEEAS
- the glgA gene encoding glycogen synthase GlgA → MKVVHAASEMFPFVKTGGLADVCGSLFKSLASVGHEVSFFLPGYRKILESKEFEKAKLKVVLQVELGEQYLRGEVWELSLGRRQTLYIIRRDEFFDRTNLYGTRERDYDDNDRRYIYFCKAVVQAMRLLGIKADILHCHDWQAGLLPLFLRMEEQANSISLALKTFFSIHNLAFQGLFPQPSFELTNLPDEFNAIDGLEFYKQISMIKGGIFFADKIMTVSQNYAREILTPRFGCGLEGALKVREDDLVGIANGIDTEVWNPKTDPCLPFHYSAKDLSGKAKCKAALLEKLGLPVDASPVFGMVCRLTEQKGLDLLLRQLNFFAKEDCKLVLLGKGDPDYEKALKRWAKAHPNKVGLSIQLDEAMSHLVEAGSDFFLMPSIFEPCGLNQMYSQRYGTVPLVSGVGGLKDTVIDIVEDPESGTGIVFEPNDVAFRGALRAALKLFADKKRMAKVIANGMGRDFSWKRVTAEYEALYRDSI